A single region of the Biomaibacter acetigenes genome encodes:
- a CDS encoding AtpZ/AtpI family protein, with translation MKNLKGIQYLVLLTQIGLNMALPIVGGVYAGAYLDQRFSTGSAFLIFGTFLGVFSGIAGVYRLISLEFRKKNK, from the coding sequence ATGAAGAATTTAAAGGGAATTCAATATCTAGTGTTGCTAACCCAAATAGGTCTTAATATGGCACTACCTATAGTAGGTGGTGTATACGCTGGAGCCTATCTGGACCAGAGGTTTTCCACGGGTAGTGCTTTTTTAATTTTTGGAACCTTTTTGGGAGTCTTCTCAGGAATAGCCGGAGTATACCGGCTCATATCGCTGGAATTTAGGAAAAAAAACAAATAA
- a CDS encoding anti-sigma factor domain-containing protein, which yields MKAIIVDMDDGYLIVLNKRGDFKKIYNNMPGCQIGDEIEIPDGMPLFGLSPGWPLSLAPARKIAVALVVFLLLLGMGGYGIADYLTPVTFVTMDINPSVELALNRYERVLSVNAFNDEGNLLAEDGSSFRNMKLENAIKELLKRAEAQNYLKASSTLIFTVSSMKNHVSEELDRKLKKTVEARPGIQVIVENTTIEKHEEARRMNISQGKLLIYEKLKKINPEITLEEVKKSPVSRIMEQLNKSLSDKGKPSTEKKEDKKTDLKTPDINKEKPAYDKGSPAEKMEKKPEKAGVPGNLNKNDDMQKAPEKAKSNGNKPSVEIIKFQEKMNKDMSDTTGKLKDDTAGTMKNEKKEALKEQEGENTEKGEDQGFFNKPEEINREINNTKKSPGKKER from the coding sequence TTGAAAGCCATTATCGTTGACATGGATGACGGATATCTCATTGTCCTCAACAAAAGAGGTGACTTTAAAAAAATATATAACAACATGCCCGGCTGTCAGATTGGGGATGAAATTGAAATTCCAGACGGTATGCCGTTATTCGGACTTTCCCCGGGGTGGCCGCTTTCTCTTGCTCCAGCAAGGAAAATTGCTGTGGCTCTGGTGGTTTTCCTGCTTTTGCTGGGGATGGGCGGTTACGGTATAGCTGATTATCTTACTCCGGTGACTTTTGTCACCATGGACATCAATCCCAGCGTGGAGCTGGCCCTCAACAGATATGAAAGGGTATTGAGCGTGAATGCTTTCAATGATGAAGGAAATCTTCTGGCGGAAGATGGCAGTTCATTCAGGAACATGAAGCTGGAAAATGCTATTAAAGAGCTTTTGAAACGGGCGGAAGCTCAAAACTACCTGAAAGCCTCCAGTACCCTCATATTCACGGTTTCCAGCATGAAAAACCATGTGTCTGAAGAACTTGACAGGAAGCTGAAAAAAACCGTCGAAGCCCGACCGGGCATTCAAGTTATTGTGGAGAATACTACCATTGAAAAACATGAGGAAGCCAGGAGAATGAACATTTCCCAGGGCAAACTCTTGATATATGAAAAGCTGAAGAAGATAAATCCGGAAATTACTCTGGAAGAAGTTAAAAAATCGCCGGTATCCCGGATTATGGAACAATTAAATAAATCACTGTCAGACAAGGGAAAACCCTCTACAGAGAAGAAAGAAGATAAAAAGACAGACTTAAAAACACCTGATATCAATAAAGAAAAACCTGCCTACGACAAAGGAAGCCCCGCCGAAAAAATGGAAAAAAAGCCCGAAAAAGCCGGAGTTCCAGGAAATTTGAATAAAAATGATGATATGCAAAAAGCACCGGAGAAAGCAAAAAGTAATGGGAACAAACCTTCTGTTGAGATAATAAAATTTCAGGAAAAAATGAACAAAGATATGTCGGATACAACCGGAAAACTCAAGGACGATACCGCCGGAACAATGAAAAACGAGAAGAAAGAGGCATTGAAAGAGCAAGAAGGTGAAAATACGGAGAAAGGAGAAGATCAGGGATTTTTTAACAAGCCGGAAGAAATAAACCGGGAAATAAACAATACGAAAAAAAGCCCCGGAAAAAAAGAGCGGTAA
- the sigI gene encoding RNA polymerase sigma factor SigI translates to MTDFSLNQRIINIKDNADEINRLIEEYKPFIASVVEKHIGRYVEYGRDDELSIALMAFHEAVKKYDISRGNFLTFARITIKHRLVDFYRREQKNVPVVYLESPDDEEEEKYWDITFDKSIKEYDERQISELRRWELMEMKKELSRWGITFADVARSSPKQESTRKAYLKAANFVINTPEVLNIMKTKRYLPVDKIVSATKIPRKTVERGRNYIIAAVLILSGDYQYIREYIQWR, encoded by the coding sequence ATGACAGATTTCAGTTTAAACCAAAGAATTATAAACATAAAAGATAATGCCGACGAAATCAACAGGTTAATAGAAGAATACAAGCCCTTTATAGCATCTGTCGTGGAAAAACACATCGGCCGCTATGTGGAATACGGCAGGGATGATGAACTGAGCATTGCATTGATGGCTTTCCATGAGGCCGTAAAAAAGTATGATATTTCTAGAGGGAATTTTTTAACTTTTGCGAGGATAACCATAAAGCACCGCCTTGTGGATTTTTACAGGCGGGAGCAAAAAAACGTGCCGGTGGTTTACCTGGAAAGTCCTGATGACGAGGAAGAGGAGAAATATTGGGACATAACTTTCGACAAATCCATAAAAGAGTATGATGAACGGCAGATAAGCGAACTTCGGCGGTGGGAGCTTATGGAAATGAAAAAAGAATTATCAAGATGGGGGATCACCTTTGCCGATGTGGCCAGAAGTTCACCAAAGCAGGAGTCTACCAGAAAGGCCTATCTGAAAGCGGCGAATTTTGTGATAAATACTCCGGAAGTGCTCAATATAATGAAAACAAAGAGATATTTGCCGGTTGACAAAATAGTGAGCGCCACAAAAATACCCCGCAAAACCGTGGAACGCGGCCGGAATTATATAATAGCAGCAGTGCTGATATTATCCGGAGACTACCAGTACATAAGGGAATATATACAGTGGAGGTAA
- a CDS encoding PucR family transcriptional regulator: protein MKREMGISVREAIENNLLGNVTVAAGEKGLDRIITRVNIMEVPDILNWVKEGELLLTTVYSIKDDLKAQERLIPELNRRNLAAIGIKPGRYIQDIPPVMLEAANKLDFPLLKLPYEMPFPDIMMPVLDEIFNRQSAFFQRMDDAHRHLMEAVLTGGDLKDIATVLSEIINNPVAIKDDVLGTMAKSTMFDDELFDDYLAFDPAREHPIKVVDRFEYYRCELKSNRISRIILPVIADGKTYGRIFAWEKNSALRGLDFSILERGATIAALYMLKERSILEVETRHKNEFVDDLLSRDSAQKQSAIERGAFFGYDPQKRYVIIAMEIKGLEKTLFAELDEIDKTRIKNRIIRIIDEITATNGKKTIVGVKSENMIILLPVEKDEPNLKQHICRMGQEIVNRITQEIKGISVMLGIGRFYMDPADLYKSYQDARRAIAIGPGITNRSVVHFDDLGVYRLLYQQADQEELLKFYREFIEPLEIYDIKHGTELIKTLEAYFECNGNLKKISQELYTHYNTVLYRIQRIQEIVGINLDDPRDRLNMEMALRVQKVIGR, encoded by the coding sequence ATGAAGCGGGAAATGGGTATTTCCGTAAGAGAAGCCATCGAAAACAATCTTCTTGGAAATGTAACGGTGGCAGCCGGGGAGAAAGGCCTCGACCGGATCATAACAAGGGTTAACATCATGGAAGTTCCGGATATATTGAACTGGGTGAAGGAAGGTGAACTCCTGCTTACCACAGTATATTCCATAAAAGATGACCTTAAAGCTCAGGAAAGGCTTATTCCGGAGCTAAACCGGAGAAACCTTGCAGCCATAGGCATTAAACCTGGTCGATATATCCAGGATATTCCTCCTGTGATGCTGGAAGCTGCCAACAAACTTGATTTTCCCCTTTTGAAGCTTCCTTACGAGATGCCCTTTCCTGACATAATGATGCCGGTACTGGATGAGATATTCAACCGGCAGTCAGCCTTTTTCCAGCGCATGGATGATGCTCATCGCCATCTCATGGAGGCTGTTTTAACAGGCGGTGATTTAAAAGACATAGCCACGGTTCTGTCAGAGATTATAAACAACCCCGTTGCCATTAAAGACGATGTACTTGGCACTATGGCAAAAAGTACCATGTTTGATGATGAATTGTTCGATGATTATTTAGCCTTTGATCCTGCAAGGGAGCATCCGATTAAGGTAGTGGATAGATTTGAATATTACCGGTGCGAATTAAAAAGTAACAGGATATCCAGGATCATTCTACCGGTCATAGCCGATGGCAAAACATATGGAAGGATTTTTGCCTGGGAAAAAAATTCTGCTCTCAGAGGGCTTGACTTCAGCATCCTGGAAAGGGGAGCCACCATCGCGGCACTATATATGCTGAAGGAAAGATCTATCCTGGAAGTTGAAACCCGCCATAAGAATGAGTTCGTGGATGACCTGTTATCCAGGGATTCGGCCCAAAAACAATCGGCCATTGAACGCGGAGCTTTTTTCGGTTATGACCCGCAAAAAAGATATGTTATCATAGCCATGGAAATCAAAGGTCTTGAGAAGACCCTGTTTGCAGAACTGGACGAAATTGATAAGACCCGTATCAAAAACCGCATTATAAGGATAATCGATGAGATAACCGCCACCAACGGTAAAAAGACCATAGTTGGCGTTAAAAGTGAAAATATGATAATATTATTACCTGTAGAGAAAGATGAACCGAATTTAAAGCAGCATATTTGCCGGATGGGACAGGAGATCGTCAATAGAATAACGCAGGAAATTAAAGGTATTTCTGTAATGCTGGGCATAGGCAGATTTTACATGGATCCTGCTGACCTTTATAAAAGCTACCAGGATGCAAGAAGGGCCATTGCCATAGGGCCCGGTATTACCAACAGGTCCGTGGTCCATTTTGACGATCTTGGAGTTTACCGTCTGCTTTACCAGCAGGCAGATCAGGAGGAGCTTCTGAAATTCTACAGGGAATTTATCGAGCCCCTGGAAATATATGACATAAAGCACGGTACAGAACTCATAAAAACCCTGGAAGCATATTTTGAGTGTAACGGCAATCTTAAAAAAATCTCCCAGGAGCTTTACACCCATTATAACACCGTACTTTACCGCATCCAGAGAATACAGGAAATAGTGGGAATAAATCTGGATGATCCCCGGGACCGCCTCAATATGGAAATGGCCCTCAGAGTTCAAAAGGTAATCGGCAGATAG
- a CDS encoding carbon-nitrogen hydrolase family protein yields MQEFKVCGIQIASKPNDIKYNLEKIRYWAKKAHEEFHPELMVFPETVTTGFSPNMPLEDFYNLVEPVPGPSTEVVGKLSKELGAYIVFPTYEKGSREKVIYNSAVLIGPREGIIGKYRKTHLFPTERLEGGGWSTAGSEAPVFDLGFARIGIMICYDGDFPELSREMALLGAEVMVRPSALLRSFDIWALTNSARAYDNHVYVVGVNAVGPDAAGNYYFGHSMVVSPIAQKLAQARGTEEIMMSTLSPDPIKYVSFGTNTPMIFDHIEDRNIGVYKNILKEGKCPFEPARRIPYQRN; encoded by the coding sequence TGCGGAATACAGATAGCCTCAAAACCCAACGACATAAAATATAATCTTGAAAAAATACGGTACTGGGCAAAAAAAGCTCATGAGGAATTTCATCCGGAGCTCATGGTTTTTCCGGAAACCGTAACCACCGGATTTTCCCCCAATATGCCCCTGGAGGATTTTTACAACCTGGTGGAACCGGTGCCCGGCCCCTCCACGGAAGTTGTGGGAAAGCTATCAAAAGAACTCGGAGCATACATAGTTTTCCCCACATATGAGAAGGGCTCCCGGGAGAAGGTGATTTACAACAGCGCGGTCCTGATAGGCCCCAGGGAGGGGATTATAGGAAAATACCGCAAAACCCATCTTTTTCCAACAGAGCGGCTGGAAGGCGGAGGATGGTCGACGGCCGGCAGCGAAGCTCCTGTTTTTGACCTTGGATTTGCCAGAATCGGCATTATGATATGCTATGATGGAGATTTTCCGGAACTTTCCCGGGAAATGGCCCTCCTGGGAGCCGAGGTAATGGTGAGGCCATCAGCCCTTCTCAGAAGCTTTGATATCTGGGCTCTTACCAACAGCGCCAGAGCCTATGACAACCATGTATATGTGGTGGGGGTAAATGCAGTGGGGCCTGATGCGGCGGGAAACTACTATTTCGGTCACAGCATGGTGGTGAGCCCCATCGCCCAGAAACTTGCCCAGGCCCGCGGCACCGAGGAAATAATGATGAGCACCCTTTCACCGGACCCCATAAAATATGTCAGTTTTGGCACAAATACTCCCATGATATTTGACCATATAGAAGATAGAAATATTGGAGTCTATAAAAATATACTCAAAGAAGGAAAATGTCCCTTTGAACCGGCCAGAAGGATTCCCTATCAAAGAAATTAA